One window of Nymphaea colorata isolate Beijing-Zhang1983 chromosome 1, ASM883128v2, whole genome shotgun sequence genomic DNA carries:
- the LOC116257117 gene encoding probable ADP-ribosylation factor GTPase-activating protein AGD14 isoform X1, whose protein sequence is MANRMKEDEKNEKIIRGLLKLPANRKCINCNSLGPQYVCTTFWTFVCTTCSGIHREFTHRVKSVSMAKFSSQEVNALQTGGNERAREIYFKEWDPQRHSAPDSSNPDRLRDFIKHVYVDRRYTGERSADRPPRVKMGDREDSNDRRSDAYRGDSRSPSYEDVYDRRRRPEQGRYDDRGYDDRNAKYGYDDKRSPSRYEDTYKRSPARFEVVDDRFRDDKFGNVNQSRKYEDRRFPDGPSRIEERSPNNQRDSGISSPPVVRPVRDILGEDVPPLKVGDPPKLNGPKAADGSAHAQRTSSSSSMASTEGSTPQLKRVNSGSLIDFSAEPAAPVTAAQPVPFSSHAVSQPSANPSVGSNNWASFDNSSQEKAAATSSNATKPVSVLEQLSVQTTAIPVGGVNPLLSTGMGGQWQVTQQQQPSLFPGTDGQSANMQFAQPVNAVPNSQPWNSMPTPNAQPQVTVQTTHLSQAAPRPSQEALGAASQPNPVDAKPNVRKALPEDIFSLYSMAPAPVPRWQPGPQVGMNFVGQYPAAMTMTTFPQSSKSTNPFDLSNEPVLGPVNPFPSMSSLQGALPNVPTPVVMHNTSFVAPASQWQPSQTPAFPMSMAPGSYMAQHIPNSLQTVGLQPGLGSFGGGGLVNGPLGGGPPPAVGGPQQSVPNSFSSLGGNPFG, encoded by the exons ATGGCGAATCGCATGAAGGAGGAtgagaagaatgaaaagataATTCGAGGACTCTTGAAGCTCCCGGCGAATCGGAAGTGCATAAATTGCAATAGCCTG GGACCACAATATGTCTGCACAACTTTCTGGACATTTGTTTGCACGACCTGTAGTGGAATACA TCGTGAATTCACCCATCGTGTGAAGTCGGTTTCCATGGCAAAGTTTTCATCTCAAGAAGTTAATGCGCTTCAGACTGGTGGAAATGAG CGTGCAAgagaaatttattttaaagaatGGGACCCTCAGCGCCATTCGGCACCTGATAGCAG TAACCCTGACAGGCTGAGGGACTTCATTAAACATGTCTATGTGGATAGAAGGTACACTGGGGAGAGAAGTGCAGATCGGCCTCCAAGGGTGAAAATG GGAGATAGGGAGGATTCAAATGACAGGAGGTCAGATGCTTATCGTGGAGATTCTCGAAGTCCATCATATGAGGATGTCTATGATCGACGGAGAAGGCCTGAACAAGGTCGTTATGATGATAGAGGTTATGATGACAGAAATGCTAAGTATGGGTATGATGATAAAAGAAGTCCTAGTCGATATGAAGATACTTACAAGAGAAGTCCTGCACGCTTTGAGGTTGTGGATGATAGGTTCCGAGATGATAAGTTTGGAAATGTGAACCAGAGTAGGAAATATGAAGATCGGCGTTTTCCTGATGGGCCATCCAGGATAGAAGAGAGGTCACCCAATAATCAAAGGGACTCAGGTATATCTAGTCCTCCAGTGGTACGACCTGTTAGGGATATTTTGGGTGAAGATGTTCCACCTTTAAAGGTTGGTGATCCTCCAAAACTAAATGGTCCTAAGGCTGCTGACGGTTCTGCTCATGCACAG AGAACTTCATCTTCGAGTAGCATGGCTTCCACTGAAGGAAGCACGCCGCAACTCAAGAGAGTGAACTCAGGGAGTTTAATTGACTTCAGTGCAGAACCTGCAGCTCCTGTTACTGCAGCACAGCCTGTCCCTTTTTCTAGTCACGCTGTTTCTCAGCCATCAGCTAATCCATCAGTTGGCAGCAATAACTGGGCTTCTTTTGACAACTCCTCTCAGGAGAAAGCTGCTGCAACATCGTCAAATGCTACAAAACCGGTATCTGTTTTGGAACAATTGTCAGTTCAAACCACTGCTATTCCTGTTGGTGGTGTTAATCCTCTTCTCAGCACTGGTATGGGAGGGCAGTGGCAAGTTACTCAGCAACAGCAGCCGTCATTGTTTCCTGGAACTGATGGTCAATCTGCAAATATGCAGTTTGCTCAACCAGTTAATGCGGTTCCAAATAGCCAG CCCTGGAATTCAATGCCTACACCTAATGCACAACCTCAGGTAACTGTACAAACAACCCATTTATCACAAGCAGCTCCAAGGCCATCTCAAGAAGCTCTAGGGGCAGCATCACAGCCTAATCCTGTTGATGCCAAACCAAATGTTCGAAAGGCACTACCTGAG gatattttctctctctattcaaTGGCACCTGCTCCAGTTCCTCGTTGGCAACCTGGTCCACAGGTTGGCATGAATTTTGTTGGGCAGTATCCTGCTGCAATG ACCATGACTACTTTTCCACAATCTTCAAAGTCAACAAATCCATTTGATCTGAGCAATGAACCAGTACTAGGTCCTGTCAATCCG TTTCCTTCCATGTCGTCTCTACAAGGAGCACTTCCGAATGTGCCCACTCCTGTTGTCATGCATAACACTAGTTTTGTTGCACCTGCTTCTCAATGGCAACCATCCCAAACACCGGCATTTCCAATGTCAATGGCTCCAG GTTCCTACATGGCTCAGCACATTCCTAACAGCTTGCAGACTGTGGG ACTACAACCTGGCCTTGGAAGTTTTGGTGGTGGTGGGTTAGTGAACGGTCCTCTTGGAGGTGGACCTCCGCCAGCAGTTGGAGGTCCGCAGCAGTCTGTGCCGAATAGTTTTTCCTCTCTTGGAGGAAATCCTTTCGGATAA
- the LOC116257117 gene encoding probable ADP-ribosylation factor GTPase-activating protein AGD14 isoform X2, with product MANRMKEDEKNEKIIRGLLKLPANRKCINCNSLGPQYVCTTFWTFVCTTCSGIHREFTHRVKSVSMAKFSSQEVNALQTGGNERAREIYFKEWDPQRHSAPDSSNPDRLRDFIKHVYVDRRYTGERSADRPPRVKMGDREDSNDRRSDAYRGDSRSPSYEDVYDRRRRPEQGRYDDRGYDDRNAKYGYDDKRSPSRYEDTYKRSPARFEVVDDRFRDDKFGNVNQSRKYEDRRFPDGPSRIEERSPNNQRDSGISSPPVVRPVRDILGEDVPPLKRTSSSSSMASTEGSTPQLKRVNSGSLIDFSAEPAAPVTAAQPVPFSSHAVSQPSANPSVGSNNWASFDNSSQEKAAATSSNATKPVSVLEQLSVQTTAIPVGGVNPLLSTGMGGQWQVTQQQQPSLFPGTDGQSANMQFAQPVNAVPNSQPWNSMPTPNAQPQVTVQTTHLSQAAPRPSQEALGAASQPNPVDAKPNVRKALPEDIFSLYSMAPAPVPRWQPGPQVGMNFVGQYPAAMTMTTFPQSSKSTNPFDLSNEPVLGPVNPFPSMSSLQGALPNVPTPVVMHNTSFVAPASQWQPSQTPAFPMSMAPGSYMAQHIPNSLQTVGLQPGLGSFGGGGLVNGPLGGGPPPAVGGPQQSVPNSFSSLGGNPFG from the exons ATGGCGAATCGCATGAAGGAGGAtgagaagaatgaaaagataATTCGAGGACTCTTGAAGCTCCCGGCGAATCGGAAGTGCATAAATTGCAATAGCCTG GGACCACAATATGTCTGCACAACTTTCTGGACATTTGTTTGCACGACCTGTAGTGGAATACA TCGTGAATTCACCCATCGTGTGAAGTCGGTTTCCATGGCAAAGTTTTCATCTCAAGAAGTTAATGCGCTTCAGACTGGTGGAAATGAG CGTGCAAgagaaatttattttaaagaatGGGACCCTCAGCGCCATTCGGCACCTGATAGCAG TAACCCTGACAGGCTGAGGGACTTCATTAAACATGTCTATGTGGATAGAAGGTACACTGGGGAGAGAAGTGCAGATCGGCCTCCAAGGGTGAAAATG GGAGATAGGGAGGATTCAAATGACAGGAGGTCAGATGCTTATCGTGGAGATTCTCGAAGTCCATCATATGAGGATGTCTATGATCGACGGAGAAGGCCTGAACAAGGTCGTTATGATGATAGAGGTTATGATGACAGAAATGCTAAGTATGGGTATGATGATAAAAGAAGTCCTAGTCGATATGAAGATACTTACAAGAGAAGTCCTGCACGCTTTGAGGTTGTGGATGATAGGTTCCGAGATGATAAGTTTGGAAATGTGAACCAGAGTAGGAAATATGAAGATCGGCGTTTTCCTGATGGGCCATCCAGGATAGAAGAGAGGTCACCCAATAATCAAAGGGACTCAGGTATATCTAGTCCTCCAGTGGTACGACCTGTTAGGGATATTTTGGGTGAAGATGTTCCACCTTTAAAG AGAACTTCATCTTCGAGTAGCATGGCTTCCACTGAAGGAAGCACGCCGCAACTCAAGAGAGTGAACTCAGGGAGTTTAATTGACTTCAGTGCAGAACCTGCAGCTCCTGTTACTGCAGCACAGCCTGTCCCTTTTTCTAGTCACGCTGTTTCTCAGCCATCAGCTAATCCATCAGTTGGCAGCAATAACTGGGCTTCTTTTGACAACTCCTCTCAGGAGAAAGCTGCTGCAACATCGTCAAATGCTACAAAACCGGTATCTGTTTTGGAACAATTGTCAGTTCAAACCACTGCTATTCCTGTTGGTGGTGTTAATCCTCTTCTCAGCACTGGTATGGGAGGGCAGTGGCAAGTTACTCAGCAACAGCAGCCGTCATTGTTTCCTGGAACTGATGGTCAATCTGCAAATATGCAGTTTGCTCAACCAGTTAATGCGGTTCCAAATAGCCAG CCCTGGAATTCAATGCCTACACCTAATGCACAACCTCAGGTAACTGTACAAACAACCCATTTATCACAAGCAGCTCCAAGGCCATCTCAAGAAGCTCTAGGGGCAGCATCACAGCCTAATCCTGTTGATGCCAAACCAAATGTTCGAAAGGCACTACCTGAG gatattttctctctctattcaaTGGCACCTGCTCCAGTTCCTCGTTGGCAACCTGGTCCACAGGTTGGCATGAATTTTGTTGGGCAGTATCCTGCTGCAATG ACCATGACTACTTTTCCACAATCTTCAAAGTCAACAAATCCATTTGATCTGAGCAATGAACCAGTACTAGGTCCTGTCAATCCG TTTCCTTCCATGTCGTCTCTACAAGGAGCACTTCCGAATGTGCCCACTCCTGTTGTCATGCATAACACTAGTTTTGTTGCACCTGCTTCTCAATGGCAACCATCCCAAACACCGGCATTTCCAATGTCAATGGCTCCAG GTTCCTACATGGCTCAGCACATTCCTAACAGCTTGCAGACTGTGGG ACTACAACCTGGCCTTGGAAGTTTTGGTGGTGGTGGGTTAGTGAACGGTCCTCTTGGAGGTGGACCTCCGCCAGCAGTTGGAGGTCCGCAGCAGTCTGTGCCGAATAGTTTTTCCTCTCTTGGAGGAAATCCTTTCGGATAA